GTGGCGAGCGGCTCCGGTCGCAGCTTGCCGTTTTCGATGACGCGCACTCGGCCCGGTCGCTCGGTCAACAGGATGCGCCCGTCGGGCACAAAGACGATTGACCACGGAACCGTCAGCCCGCCGGCTATGGTCTCGACGCGAAAGCGTACCGCGCCAGCCGTCACGGTTTCGCCGGCGCCTTTGCCTTCGGGCGGCGCGCGGTGACAGGCGATCAGCAGGACAAGCAGGAGCGTTGCGCCGGTCAGTATTTTCATGCTGAGTTAGACGGTAGCAGAGGGCGGTTTCTTCACTACTTTGCGGAGCCTGTGGCGCAATTTAACAGGTGGCGCGAGGCGGTACGCAACCTAATAGATTGCGCCGCGCCGCCCGGCAGTTATGCAAGGTAATCAGACAGGACTGCACGGTTAAGGGACAACCTTGTACGCGACTCAGGCACGGGCATCCTGATGCCCCGCAAAGCGGTCTATGAGCCGTAGCCCTGGAACCGGCATAAATCGCCGAAAAATCTGTCCTTCATCAAAACTCGCGGCGCAGATTTGCGAGCGCCGCCACGCGACGACGAAATGGGAGTATGGCTGGCATTCGTCTTGCTCTTAACAGCCTGAAGTCAGCGCGACTTGTTTATCAGATAAAGGAGTGTGCGATGCAGGAAATGACGCGTATAGATGACCTCGCCGCAAGTCAGAACAGACCGCCCGTGCAAGCCGGCAATGGCGGCTCAGGCTTCGACCAGGTTAAGTCAACCGTAGCCGACAAACTGGGCGAAGCCGCTAACGCGCTCCGGCAAAAGAGCGGGCAGCAGGGCGCGGTCGCCGGCTATGCCAATCAAGCCTCCGATTGGCTAAATTCCGCCGCCGATTATGTGCGCGACCTCGACCCGACGCAAATCAAATCCAACATTCAACAGCAGGTGCATAGCAACCCTGGCCGCAGCCTGCTCATCGCGAGCGCTGCCGGTCTGGCGCTCGGCATTCTGTTGCGCAGGAGGTAACGCCATGCAGATGCGCGAAACGATCCCAACCGGAATCAATGGCGGCATACAGCGCGAGTCGTTCGGCGAGTTGCTCGGCGAACTGGCGAACAATTCGGCGGCGCTCGTCCGCGACGAGATCGACCTGGCCAAGCAGGAGATGAGCGAGAAGGTCACTCGCCTGCGCTCCGGCGCGGTCACCGTAGCCATCGGCGGGCTGCTGGCCTTTGTAGCTTTGCTTACGCTGACCGCCGCGGCGGTCGCCGGGCTGGCGCACTTCATGGATACGGCGCTGGCGGCGCTGCTGGTCGGCGTCGTCTTTGCCGCAGTCGGCGGCGGCATCGCCATGTCGGGCCTCGGACGGCTCAAGCGAACCAGCTTGAAGCCGAAACAGACCATCGAAACTCTTGAGGAGGATAAGGAATGGCTCAAACAACTAACGTAGCCGCGCAACGGCGCGAAACCGGCCCGACGCCGGAGCGCAGCGCCGAAGCGATTCGCCAGGACATCGCCGCCAAGCGCGACTCGATCTCGGAGACCGTAGACAAGCTCGGCGAGCGCATTCAAGAGACGCTCGACTGGCGTGAATACGTCGGCAAGTATCCGTGGCTGGCGTTGGGGCTGGCGGCGGGCGCCGGCTTCATCGTCGCCGGGCTGTTCAAGCATGAGCCGACGCCGCGCGAGCGCATCATGGATGCGGTGGCCGAGATCGCCGAAGACTTCGCCGACCGCGCCCGCGACGTCATGGGCGATGCGCTGCCGGGGAAGAAAAGCGGACCCGGCGTGGCGATTCGCGCGGCGGTGACCGGGGCCATTACCAAAGCGGCGGTGGATTTCGGTAAACGCAAGGCCGGCGAGATGCTCGCAGGCAATCAACGGCAACCGGGACGGCGCGTTTAACGCCAGCCGGTTGCTCTAACCATCATCGGCAATTTGCAACGGAGCGAGAGCGTGCAGCGACGATTCAGCCTGCGAGAATTGACCGACGGTCAAGAGGGGGAGAGGATCACGCCGCGCGTCATTTGCTATCGGGTTTTGAACCACTTCATTCGTCAAGGAGGATAATTCATGGAATCGAATCGAAATGCCACGAAAGACATCAACACCACCAGCTCAACCACCGGCTCGTCCGGTTCGACTGGCTCAACCGGCTCGATTGGCTCGCCCAGCTCGCCTAGTTCGGCCAGCAATCGCAGCACGGCGACGACCGGCAGCGCCCCGCAGCGCGCCAAAGATACCGCGCAGACGACCGTTGACCAGACCCGGCAGGTGGTGAGCGATGCCTACGACAAGACGTCGGAAGTCTTGGGCAACGCTTACGACAAGACGTCGGAAGTCTTGAGCAACACCTATGACAAGACGATGACTTATGGCCGCGAGAACCCCGGCGCGCTGACCCTGATCGCGTTCGGCGCGGGCATCGGCTTCGGCATCCTGCTGGCCGGAACGCTCGGCGGCGGGCGCAGCCGCACCAGCCGCATCGCCGAGCCCCTGGTCGGCGCGTTGTCGCAGATTGCGATGGAGTTCTTGCGCTAGGCCGTATGCCGGCGCGACGGTTGAAACCATCTTTTTCGTACCGTAGTAACTGAGTAGCAGTCTCCTAACAGAAAACCTGAAGGGCGGGTGGCAGATCACCCGCCTATTTTTTTATGGCCGGTCGCGCCACTCCGAATCGTCAGAGGACACACCGCCGGCCGGGGCGTCGCCGGGCGGGCGCAACAGCGGCAAAGCGA
The DNA window shown above is from Blastocatellia bacterium and carries:
- a CDS encoding phage holin family protein, which produces MQMRETIPTGINGGIQRESFGELLGELANNSAALVRDEIDLAKQEMSEKVTRLRSGAVTVAIGGLLAFVALLTLTAAAVAGLAHFMDTALAALLVGVVFAAVGGGIAMSGLGRLKRTSLKPKQTIETLEEDKEWLKQLT